The following proteins come from a genomic window of Acidobacteriota bacterium:
- the pstC gene encoding phosphate ABC transporter permease subunit PstC: protein MRQRDDWTLLFLTGGFGLLLVAIVLGIGVQLYRESYLSIEKFGWSFWASETWDPVLGEFGAFPFIWGTLYSSALAMLISTPIALGVAVFISELSPAWLQRPLVFLTELLAAIPSIVYGLWGIFVLVPIVRQAETAVPEWMKGFPLFQGPPLGVGMLAAALVLAIMVIPFTSSVAREVLRAVPRAQREAAYALGATRWEAIRAALFFGRTGVIGAVMLGFGRALGETMAVTMVIGNNPQVSWSLFAPQYTMAAVLANEFTEATEEIYLHALVEIGLVLFAITLVVNLLSRGLIWVVSGSARRHAQPAPAAVVPGGA from the coding sequence ATGAGACAGCGCGACGATTGGACGCTCCTCTTCCTCACCGGCGGCTTCGGGCTGCTGCTCGTCGCCATCGTGCTCGGCATCGGCGTCCAGCTCTATCGCGAGTCGTACCTGTCGATCGAGAAATTCGGCTGGAGCTTCTGGGCCAGCGAGACGTGGGACCCCGTGCTGGGCGAGTTCGGCGCGTTCCCGTTCATCTGGGGCACGCTGTACTCCTCCGCGCTCGCGATGCTGATCTCGACGCCGATCGCGCTTGGCGTGGCCGTCTTCATCTCCGAGCTCTCCCCCGCCTGGCTGCAGCGGCCGCTGGTGTTCCTCACCGAGCTGCTCGCCGCGATCCCGTCCATCGTCTACGGGCTGTGGGGCATCTTCGTGCTCGTGCCGATCGTGCGGCAGGCGGAGACCGCGGTGCCGGAGTGGATGAAGGGCTTTCCGCTGTTCCAGGGACCGCCGCTCGGGGTCGGGATGCTCGCGGCGGCGCTCGTGCTCGCCATCATGGTCATCCCGTTCACGTCGTCGGTCGCGCGCGAGGTGCTGCGCGCCGTCCCGCGCGCGCAGCGCGAGGCCGCCTACGCCCTTGGCGCGACGCGGTGGGAAGCGATCCGCGCGGCGCTGTTCTTCGGGCGGACCGGGGTCATCGGCGCGGTGATGCTCGGCTTCGGCCGCGCGCTGGGGGAGACGATGGCCGTCACGATGGTCATCGGCAACAACCCGCAGGTGAGCTGGTCGCTGTTCGCGCCGCAATACACGATGGCCGCCGTGCTGGCCAACGAGTTCACCGAGGCGACCGAGGAGATCTACCTCCACGCGCTCGTGGAGATCGGGCTCGTCCTCTTCGCCATCACCCTCGTCGTGAACCTCCTGTCCCGCGGGCTGATCTGGGTCGTCAGCGGCAGCGCGCGCCGCCACGCGCAGCCCGCGCCGGCGGCGGTCGTGCCGGGAGGAGCGTAA